The Setaria viridis chromosome 2, Setaria_viridis_v4.0, whole genome shotgun sequence DNA window AGGTATATCAGAAATAAATCAGGCCATTACAGAGAACTTTCAGATGATGTCAAGGTTCGTTGGAATGCACTTGTTACTGTGTTTGATTTTGTCTTTTGATTTATGGATGCAATTAAATTATCGATTAGTTGCTGACCTAATTAGCAATGGCTGCATGCACTACCTGGTACTTTTTGGTTAGATTTCCACCATCTCAACCGCATGCCAAAGAACATGCAAGAGACAGAAGGTTGTAAATGAATAATGGAGAGAATTTGTATAATGAAGGATAAACTATTAGGTGAACAAACTATGGTGAATTAGCTTGCTTTGAAATGCCATTTTAACTATGTTTAGTACATTTCTGATTTCTTCATGGTAGTTATCCCATCCTATTTTCTGCCTAGAAATGTTTTGCTTTGCATAAGTGAATGTATAGAATAGTAGTGCAAAGGTTCAGTTGTAAAGTACAAAATCTAGATTTAGGTTGCCAGTGTTATTAAAATTTGGAGAAGGAAATACTAGTTCTGTCATACCTAAGTATGGTACATTGACACCTACATTCATCATACAAGGGAGCTAAACCCAAGGTTGAACCTGATAAATTACATATTTTTCTTGGTATTTTAAACTTCACTTACATGGCATTACACATAGATCTGAAGTAGCCTGCCAGAGGTGGCAAGATGTTTGActatcatcagttttatgataGGAGGGCACTGCTTTAGGGATTTTGTATGAATTAAGAATACTAGGCTACCATCACCCTTTTCTTCCCTCTCATATTTGGAGAAATCTTATGGCAAGTTTTTAGATAAAACTATGTTTTCTATTACAAATTGTTTTGCTTGCCAGTCGAGTCAAGCTTTGTTTTGTTCTCATAAGGCAACACCAATTGATGAATATGAATTCCAGGCCATACTTGGGTCACTGCCAGAGGGGTTCGACCGCTACTTTGCAAGCCGATTTCCAAAGCTGCTAATTGAGGTGTACAAGGTCATGTGGGTGCATTGCAAGGAAGAGGAAGCTTTCAGTAAATATTTCAATGGAAGCTCGGTATAGCTGTTGGTGGGGATTGCCCATTCCTTATTTTACAAACTAACACTGATGTAGCCAAAGTTGTATGTACATGTGATATTTGTACCATATTATCATAGAATAAAAGAGCTCAATctgtacattatgtagcatagaACACTGTTGCCTATAAATGGAAGTTATACTTGCTGTTCACGATGGCTCATGGGAACTCAGGTTGTTGAATTTTGTTGGGTGGAAACCATCTGTAAAACCATGTTATTTAGAAACTAACGCCCGGAATTCTTAACTTGAGATAAACTCATTTAATCCTGCCATTTGAGCAAGACTCGCTAGGTCGACTGTTCGACTTGGAATGCCACTgtccgtgggatataaggccAGCAGCACTTGTAGGATCAAGATGGGTTCTCAGGACGCGTTTGGCAAATCCGTACCTCATGGTGTTGGTTAGGCTGGGAGTTTGTTTGGTGGGCTGCACAATAAAATGGATTTACTTTTGCATTGAGGAAGTGATAGAGTTACCACAGTCTTCAGTCGTCGCGCCCTTCTTCCACCACGCCTCTTCCCGCACGCGTCGCAGCGCCACCGCAACTTCGCCTCGATGTCGTTGCAGCTCGGCCGCtcaccctcgccggcgccgcttgGCTGCATCCCTCGCTGGAGATTGCCATATTGGAGGTGGAGCGTTGCTCGAGGGATGAGGCCGCGGGCGCTGGCTGTTGGGATGGAGCCGCGAGCCCGCATGGCCTCCCCATCATCGTGCTCATCGAGCCGATCCCGCACGACGGAGGTGCTCACGTGCGCTCAATGGTGGGCATGGCGGGTGGGCCAGCAATAGGAATAGAGAAGAGGCGCCGAGCATGGGAATGAGACAGAGATAGCCTGCGAGCATGGCGCCGCTGCCAACGCCGGAGAGATGTAGATGCTGCCCTGCTCCACCGCTTCGACGGTCACGGCCTCACCTttgccctctcctccctcccgtaGCTGCTCCCCGCCATGCTCTGCCAGTCGAACGCGGGTGAAGGGGAACCGGCGAAGGAGGTGGTGGCGAAGAACGGAGGAGGGTGAGCGTGTTTTGGTGCGTGACGAGAAAATTAAGGGTCACCGCAACGAGGCCATCGAGCTTGCACCGCGTGGAACGATCGATTTTGACGTTCCACGCGGTGCAAACTGGCGAGCCTCTTTTGCATCGCGCAGGTCAGGCCCATGAGGCCGACCAGGCTAGCAAACACAGTTGGTTGCATCAGCTAGGCCTGGCCCAACCTCTGTCCGGGCTATCAAACGAGTTCTCAATGTCTGGCCATGTGAATTAAATGAGAATGTAGTGAAGTACACTTTTTTTCACTGTAACAATAATTATTAACTAAATGGGTACATGCACGAGAATTTGTTTTGCTCTATATATTTTTAGCATCATTCGGATCTATATCGCCTATCACGATGGGAGTGATGCTACAATCCTCTCTCCTCTTTTGTGAATTACTTCTAATATACATTCTCATCTTTTTTACATCACTTCTAAGTTGTAATACACATCGTGTATGGTTTAAACTGTGGAGATATAGTGATAATCTGTCAAGAATTAAAAAAAGCAAGTTTATTATATAACTATGGATGTGTGATGGTAGCGAATCTTAAATAATTCAAGTTAATTTTTGGACAAAGATTTTAATAATGatttaaattttaattttgaaTTCTAAATGTAAAATTTAGGTGATAAATGATTTTGATAATGATTAAATGTAAAACAGAAAGTACAGGAAATGGGCATCCGAACTTCTGAATTTTCCGAGCGAACATGTCAAGGTCGCGACTTCCCGTAGTTGTGATGGCGTAAACCCTTCGCTACGGACAGGGCGTAAACCCAAGGCGGCCGCCGACGATGGAGGCGCTCCTCCGGTGGGCGGCCGAGCTGGGCGTCTCCgactcgccgcctccgccgttcCCTTCATCCGcctccgcagccgccgcctcctactcTGCGCCGTCCTCCTGCATCGGCCGCTCCCTCGTCGTCGCCGACTTCCCCGACGCCGGCGGGTAAAACCCCAGCCCCCCATCCGCTCGCAGTTCTTGGTCTCCCTGTGCTCGCCTCACCGCATTTGCCTTGCTTCCGCCTCAGGAGGGgcctcgcggcggcgcgcgacctGCGGCGCGGCGAGCTGGTGCTGCGCGtgccccgcgccgcgctgctCACGAGCGACCGCGTCACGGCCGACGACCCCAGGGTCGCCGCCTGCATCAGCGCCCACCGGCCCCACCTCTCCTCTGTGCAGGTAAACATCGTTTCTTGGGCGTCCTAGTTTGTATTTTCTTTCTTCAACTGATGTCGTAGTACATGCTCTAGTGAAGCTGCCCGTGATGTTATTAGGAATTGGGGATAAGTAGTGACTAGGATTGGTAGCGATGCAACTGGGTCAGTTTTGGGTCAACCAGTGCCCAACCCACTGAACCCAATTGGAAAATTATGGGTAATGGGTTAACCCAAAAAAAAGCACAAGGTAACCAAAAAGCCATTGGGTTACCCAAAAAACACTATTAATTGTGCTGCCAGTGCTTTGCACCAAGCTCCGCTGCTTTCTGAAATGCATGAGAACAACTGAACAGAACTGCTGCTTCTGATATGCATAAAACAAGCTCTGCAGCTTTAGGACAAGATGGGCAACCAAATTTGACAAGATTAAATTCCACTCTGTGCAAATTACCTAGAACTCGCACGAACCCACCATGCCAAATTACCAATACAAAAACGATTGGAGTTTTAAATCATCCTCTGAAGTTTCTGAAACTGAACCAATCCAAAATTGCTTCGCCCTGAGACTGAAAAACTATCAAGTCTCTCTGAACCAAACTGAACAAGACTTCAGCATTTGGATCAGGGTACAACTCTGCAATTAAATCCACAACTAGTTGAACCTGGAAAGAAGATTTGGATCAGGAAGCACGTAATCACTGGTACTAGAAGAGTGAAGACCGAGCTTTTTCTCAAACAAATGAAAGAAGGCAGGTTTAGGGTCATTGCAAACTACCCGGATCTTCAcctgctccctgctcaagcacTCAGCAGCAACCCAGCGGCGGGCGCATCCAAATCTCCGCCCGGCGCAGGAGCCCTGAGCCGCCTCAGCTAGTCAGCTTGTCTCCCGATCTCTTCGGCTCCGTTTACTCGGGAGCGTGCGTGAGGGTCTATAGTGGAGCCCTTGATAGTGGGGAGTGGTGTGGGAGGCGCCAAGCTGCTGTGTACAACGGGCGGCGCGACACCGGCGGCAGGCGAGGCAGTGCCACCGTCGCTCGAGTTGGAAATGGGCTACCCATCGACCCAGAGTGCCTAGCACTATTTGACACCGGATTTTCAGTGGGTCAGCCCGGTGGGTAATTACACCAGAGTTTTTGTTTTGGGTATTGGGTCACTGGGGCGACCCAGAAAAACCTGCATCTTTAAGGATTGTTGAGCACAATATTGCTGTAGTGTAATAGTATTTGTGCCACCACACCATGAATTCGGGCAAAGTTTCTGTACAAGTTTTGTTTGTGCTATACAGTTTGTTGCTTTGGACACGGTTGGTATGCTCGATTTGCAAACTTATAGCACCCCTTTTGCTTATGTAATCAAACTAAATGCTAACTAAAATATTCTGGTTTCATCACTAGCAAATTGTACAATTATCTTTACTGGTATGGTATACTGGTGTTTCTGTTTTTGTTTTCCAAGTGCCAGTATAGAACATTCTTGTTTTCCTTGTTATGTCTTCTTGAGCATTCATCTTAGTGCTTACTGACCTTCTCTTTATAATATATTACAGATATTGATTGTGTGCTTATTGGCTGAAGTGGGGAAAGGGAGGAATTCCATCTGGTATATCTATCTGTCTCAGCTGCCCAGCTACTACACTATCTTGGCTACCTTCAATGATTTTGAAGTTGAAGCTCTCCAAGTATAGCTCGGTAGATCTGTCAACAAATTCTCTGTTCCCCATTGTCCTTGCCTATACACTCCAAAAGCATCCAGTAACTTTTTTGTTACCAGGTTGATGATGCCATTTGGGTTGCACAAAAGGCTAATAGTGCCATAAAATCAGACTGGGAAGATGCGACGCCCCTGATGAAAGAATTGGAATTTAAACCTAAGCTTCTGATGTTTAAATCGTGGCTCTGGGCGTTTGCAACGGTATAGTTGTTTTTATTCTCAGTTTGTTTTTGTTATTTTCAAATATGGTATGCTAGCTTTGTCTGTTGGTTTAGTTACAATGTGAAATTCATACTAACTCAAGTTTCTATATAGGTTATTTAGCCCTAAATGTTTTCTAtattgtacttgtttgttttctAAAGTTCATTTTTCCTACATTAAGGTGTCTTCGCGCACATTACATATTGCATGGGATGAAGCTGGTTGCCTATGCCCTGTGGGTGATCTGTTTAACTATGCTGCTCCTGATGATGCTTCATTTGAGGAAGAAGATATAGCTGAAGTTGAGAGATTAACAGATGGCGGGTATGAAGATTCTAATGCCTACTGTTTGTATGCcagaaaaaattataaaaagggAGAGCAGGTTTGTTTTTATTCTTTGCCAATATAACATTATCttgcttcttttttcttttggtgtCTCTTCTTTTTATGCACTTATGCCATTTTGTACAGGTCCTCCTTGGTTACGGGACATACACAAACTTGGAACTTCTTGAACACTATGGTTTTCTTTTGAGTGAGAACCCTAATGAGAAAACTTTCATCCAATTAGATGTGGATATTTACTCAATCGGAACTTGGCCAAAAGATTCTCTATATATTCATCCAAATGGACACCCCTCATTTGCACTGTTGTGTGCATTAAGGCTGTGGGCAACTCCCACAAACCGTAGAAAGGCTGTCAGTCATCAGATTTACTCTGGATCAATCCTTTCGACTGAAAATGAGGTGGAGATTATGAAATGGTTAATCAGCAAATGCGAAGGAACTTTACAACAACTACCTACTACTGTTGAATTCGATGAAAGTCTGCTTGTCTTCTTACGCAAAATACAGAACAGTACCAACTGCAGAACAGATGTCAAGCAGTCAGGTTTTGAGCAGGAGTTTGCTGTGTTCCTCCATTTCCATCATCGATTGAAGCTTGATTGTTCTGATAACAGTCAACTCCCGGTTCAATTTCTGAGATCTCTGGAAAGATGGGAACTAGCCGTCCAGTGGAGATGCAACTATAAGAAGACGCTGAAGAAATGTATTTCATACTGCAAAAGTTTAGTTCATGGACTTCCCTTGCAACTAAACCAGCAATAGTCAAGGACTCCTGTCATGTACGATTAGTTTTTCCCCCCTTCTTTCTTTAGATTCTGTAATATAGTGTCTGTCTTTCTGAACTGAAACCTTGCTTTTAACGCCATGTCATTGGTTGAGATGATCTTTGATCAGTTAATGTACTGCTAAATTGACTGTTATTCATTGTTTCAGTTTTAACCTTGGTGAACTTATCAGCATTTTGGTCGGAGCGTATCTTGTGATCTGTGAGTCCTAGCAAGCTGAGATATCGAGCTCGCAGTGGCAGCTGTGCTCAGAAATAGCTGTTACACTATCTCTATTTCTACGTACAGTATTATTCCACTTTTGTGAACCATATAGTCGTTACAGTTTTCGACTCTTGTTCGATTAATGCTCATCTTAACGGAAGATTATGAAGGACAACCTACGTACGAAAGTTGGGAGAAATATTCGACCTACGAAAGATGTTGCATACACCAAGTTCGAAACAGAGCGTGGTACGACACTCAAACTGAAACGGCTGGGTGGGGGAACAGCTTACATTTTCTCCCTGTATGTACTGGACTAGAAAAACAGCGTTGCTCGCATGCATCTCGCCTGGAGAGTGATAGTACGATTCCAGACGCGCACTGTGCACACCTTTGACTCACGAGGGGAGAGACATGACCGCGGAGCCTGCCGAGCAACCCACGCCGCTCGGCATCACGCCGGCGGGGGCCAAGCTCCACCGTATCCACAAAGCCAACCCCACCACCTGCCGGCGACGTCCGGTCATCTCAACATGCAACCTACCATCAAAGCCTACCATAGCTCACCGGCTCCTTTACATGCCGCGGAGGAAGCTCTGGACCTACTCTACTCTACTCAGAGTCAGAGGAAGACAGCCCGTGCTCTTGTCGCATCATTGAGCGGGCATTGAAGATGGAGAAGGCGCAGGAAACGGTAGAAAGAGGAGAGCAGGAATCCGGGGACAGCcgggggggtggggtggggggtggggtggggtggtggCACGGAACCCGCTGCCCCTCGCCGGATTCCCTCGATCGTACTAAAGCCGGCCAACCACCGGGTATCCTACAGAGACGCGCTCTTGAAGCCACGGACCTTCAAGCCAAGATTCCCCAAGGACTCATCACTTCATGGAAAGCAGGTATGGCTCCATGAAGAGAGAAGGAGGATGCCACGCTTGAGGGCTGCCTCGGTCTGATCCCGGCTTGGACCTGCACACAAGAGCATTCATGACCGGTGCTTCCCATAGCTCAGGATAGGCTTCAAGCTTCCCCACACATCGCTGCGCAGTGGTTTCAGAAAATCCTGATGGATTAGCTAAAACGGTATCTTTACAAGTAGTAGAACCACTCACTTTTCCTGAGTATTACTGGAAAATGGGAGAAATGGATTTGCCAACCGCTAAAACTGGTCCTGCTGAGATGTTAGAGCATGCAGTGATTATTCATTTGGATAGGATTCTTGATTACTTGCCATTGCCAAGTAGCCCCTCACATGAAAGTGTTCACAGTGGGATAAGTGGCCTGCCTGATGATCTCTATGAGGAAGAATGGCTAATTAAACACAGATTTGTGTGGCACTATGGAGTCCCTGATGACTGTGTTGTTAGGCATCAGGTCCCGGTTCAGGAAAGACTCAGAGGGCAGCGAGACAGATCAGCaccaggaggaggagatgcagtTGGTTGGGGTGCAATGCAGTATCTACCTCCAAGCTGGCATGACTTGAGAAGGGTTGAGGCAAGAGGTTTCCATGGTGGCAGTAGCAGCCATGATGATGGGTGAAGGAGCGTCCATGGCTGGCGACATCAGGATGCTGGTGAAGACGCACTCCTCATGACCAATAGTAACCATAAAGGGGGCTCTGGCAAGAGGGGCAGCGAGCAGGTCAGATATAGACCAAAATAGAAGGTGATGACACCGACTTTACAAGACACAGAACTAGCATTCCATTTTGATGAAAGTCTTGGTGCATGGGCCAAGCTTGGACCCGATGAGAGAGGAAGTCATATTGATGGGCAAACATGTGCAGGGTCAGACTGCAAGGGACAACAAAAGAGACAAGGAGATAGGGGGGAAGACAACAACACATGTGCAGCAAAAGGACTATTCACCACAACCTCTGGGTGAATCAGAATAGGCAAAGCACGCCGATCTGGTGGACAGTGTTGACAAGCCAGAACGGGCAATGAAATAGAAGATGGGAGGAGAAATGGAAGATGATCATGAGCAGGGTCATAAGCAAATTGGCATTGGTATGGCTCAACAAGAGGGGGTGAGTGCACCAGAGGATGATGGGCTGATACTGAACCAGGCAGGAGTCCAGCAAGCTGAGGAAGGGTCGGTTTCTGCTGAACGGCTGTCGGTTGTCGGACAGGCTATAGTAAACAAGGGGATCCTATTGCCAGGGATGCACACGCCCATTACCAAGCCAATTTCAAAGGCAATCTTGGATTCCCTAGCTGTATCACCGGTACTGCAGAAGATCCCACTCTaaggaaagggaaaagaaaatgcAGAAGCCAATCACAAGAAAGCAACTAAATCCACAAATAAGCAAACTACATATGGAGATGAATGGTGATATGATTAGGAGAACCATACCTTTGCTGACAAAGCCAATTCAGGAGGAATCCTATCAACACCATTGATAGAACTAGTACGAGGACATGTGGTAAAGAAAATGAGGGATGCCAATCACAATCTCAAGTAAGAACTGAATCTAAGAGGAAAAGTGAAAGAATTGTTAACCAACCGAAGATAGATCTGTCTATTCAAGAACAAACCACACAATTGCTCATGAAGAAATGTGGGATCCTTGAACCAAAGAAGATGGCAGATGAAGCAGACCATCACAGATTCAGGAGCCAGTTCATGGAACCTCTCCAAAACAATGCAGTGGATGGTTTTC harbors:
- the LOC117843754 gene encoding protein SET DOMAIN GROUP 40, with protein sequence MEALLRWAAELGVSDSPPPPFPSSASAAAASYSAPSSCIGRSLVVADFPDAGGRGLAAARDLRRGELVLRVPRAALLTSDRVTADDPRVAACISAHRPHLSSVQILIVCLLAEVGKGRNSIWYIYLSQLPSYYTILATFNDFEVEALQVDDAIWVAQKANSAIKSDWEDATPLMKELEFKPKLLMFKSWLWAFATVSSRTLHIAWDEAGCLCPVGDLFNYAAPDDASFEEEDIAEVERLTDGGYEDSNAYCLYARKNYKKGEQVLLGYGTYTNLELLEHYGFLLSENPNEKTFIQLDVDIYSIGTWPKDSLYIHPNGHPSFALLCALRLWATPTNRRKAVSHQIYSGSILSTENEVEIMKWLISKCEGTLQQLPTTVEFDESLLVFLRKIQNSTNCRTDVKQSGFEQEFAVFLHFHHRLKLDCSDNSQLPVQFLRSLERWELAVQWRCNYKKTLKKCISYCKSLVHGLPLQLNQQ